Below is a genomic region from Streptococcus salivarius.
CTAAACCACCTTCCTACGATTTCTAGTCACAATATAAATAAAGAAAGGTGCGCCAACCAAGGCTGTAAAGATTCCGATAGGTAGCTCCGCATTTTTGACGAGGATTCTAGCTAAAACGTCTGCCCAAACCACAAACAAGGAACCTAAGAGAGTTGCCACTGGGAAAAGCTTACGATAGTTAGTCCCGACTAAACTTCTAGCAATATGAGGGGTAATCAAGCCGACAAAGCCAATAATCCCACAGCTAGCAACTAAGATGGCCGTTATGACCGCAACAATGGCAATGTAAAGATACCAGTAGAGTCTAAGTGGAATCCCTAAAGTCAAAGCTGCTTCATCTCCCATCATCATGGCATTGAAGACACGATACTGAGTTGAGAAAAAGAGAAAGGCCAAACCAACCACTACTGCTGGAAGCATCACATCTGACCAAGATGTTCCTGTCAATGAACCCATGGTCCAAAACTTAATGGTCATGACACTGTCTGCTGTCGCTCCAATAGAGATTATAAAATTGGCAAAGGCAATAAAGAGGGCATTGACAACCGTTCCAGATAAAATCAGGCCAGATGTGGTCACTCTCCCCTGCATAGAGGCAATGATTAGGACAAGAATCGTCGCTAGGATAGCCCCCACAAAGGCACCCAAGCCTACCACAGCCTTAAGGCCTAAAATGATGGCCAAGGTTGCTCCAAAAGTTGCCCCTGCCGAGATTCCCAGGATATAGGGTTCGGCAATCGGATTATTGACGGTTGACTGCATGACACTCCCAGACATGGAAAGACCTGCACCAACTATTAACCCTAGGAGAACCCTAGGAACTCGCATATTCCAGATAATAGCTTCAAGTGGCTTGGCTATGCTATGACTGGCAATCGGAAGCCCCAATTTACTGAAGATGACACCATAGGTATCACCTATATCTATAGTGACCGCCCCTAAAGACACTGCTACAAAAACTGACGCTACTAGT
It encodes:
- a CDS encoding FecCD family ABC transporter permease; amino-acid sequence: MPFKKTKHLVFSRYLSLLCLLLVLLVASVFVAVSLGAVTIDIGDTYGVIFSKLGLPIASHSIAKPLEAIIWNMRVPRVLLGLIVGAGLSMSGSVMQSTVNNPIAEPYILGISAGATFGATLAIILGLKAVVGLGAFVGAILATILVLIIASMQGRVTTSGLILSGTVVNALFIAFANFIISIGATADSVMTIKFWTMGSLTGTSWSDVMLPAVVVGLAFLFFSTQYRVFNAMMMGDEAALTLGIPLRLYWYLYIAIVAVITAILVASCGIIGFVGLITPHIARSLVGTNYRKLFPVATLLGSLFVVWADVLARILVKNAELPIGIFTALVGAPFFIYIVTRNRRKVV